The following are from one region of the Gemmatimonadetes bacterium SCN 70-22 genome:
- a CDS encoding protoheme IX farnesyltransferase, which translates to MSDARPVSPMRDFITLTKPRIISLLLVTTIAPMYVAGTPSWLDVLVVSIGGYLMAGGANAVNMYMDRDIDDVMSRTRLRPIPSGRMAPIVVLAFGVALAVFATWLLGRYINVLTAGLALAGFYFYVFIYTRWLKRTSPQNIVIGGAAGAFPPLVGWAAVTGTIDLVALYLFLIVFYWTPPHFWALALLKQKDYGKAGVPMAPLLWGERETMNQMLWYTLILLPLTLLPVAFGAFGPLYFVSAAILGALLLHGVMRIRREAIWTKAAWWTYKYSLLYLALLFVAMVVDRRLGG; encoded by the coding sequence ATGAGCGACGCGCGCCCGGTCAGCCCGATGCGCGACTTCATCACCCTCACGAAGCCGCGCATCATCTCGCTCCTCCTCGTCACGACCATCGCCCCGATGTACGTGGCGGGGACGCCGTCGTGGCTCGATGTCCTGGTCGTCTCCATCGGCGGCTACCTCATGGCCGGCGGCGCCAACGCGGTCAACATGTACATGGACCGCGACATCGACGACGTCATGTCGCGCACCCGCCTCCGCCCCATCCCCAGCGGGCGCATGGCGCCGATCGTCGTCCTCGCCTTCGGCGTCGCCCTCGCGGTCTTCGCCACCTGGCTCCTGGGACGCTACATCAACGTCCTCACGGCCGGCCTCGCATTGGCCGGCTTCTACTTCTACGTCTTCATCTACACCCGCTGGCTCAAGCGCACCTCGCCGCAGAACATCGTCATCGGCGGAGCCGCAGGGGCCTTTCCTCCCCTCGTCGGGTGGGCGGCCGTCACCGGCACGATCGACCTGGTGGCGCTCTATCTCTTCCTCATCGTCTTCTACTGGACCCCGCCCCACTTCTGGGCGCTCGCCCTCCTGAAGCAGAAGGACTACGGCAAGGCAGGAGTCCCCATGGCCCCCCTCCTCTGGGGCGAACGCGAGACGATGAACCAGATGCTCTGGTACACGCTCATCCTCCTCCCGCTCACCCTCCTCCCCGTCGCGTTCGGCGCCTTCGGCCCCCTCTACTTCGTGTCGGCCGCCATCCTCGGCGCCCTCCTCCTGCACGGCGTGATGCGCATCCGGCGCGAGGCCATCTGGACCAAGGCCGCCTGGTGGACGTACAAGTACTCGCTCCTCTACCTCGCCCTGCTGTTCGTCGCCATGGTGGTCGATCGGCGGCTCGGGGGATGA